In one window of Gloeocapsopsis sp. IPPAS B-1203 DNA:
- a CDS encoding YdeI/OmpD-associated family protein — protein MIIPADLQQALSANETADKCFTAFSNTTKKNILFWITSAKRLETRLKRIEQTINSAAQNKNPLAR, from the coding sequence TTGATAATTCCGGCAGATTTGCAACAAGCACTATCAGCCAATGAAACTGCTGATAAATGTTTTACAGCCTTTAGTAATACAACTAAAAAGAATATACTCTTTTGGATTACCAGTGCTAAACGTTTAGAAACAAGATTGAAACGAATCGAGCAAACTATCAACTCAGCAGCACAAAACAAAAATCCTCTAGCACGATGA